From a single Nicotiana tomentosiformis chromosome 2, ASM39032v3, whole genome shotgun sequence genomic region:
- the LOC104106573 gene encoding uncharacterized protein isoform X1, giving the protein MGDSSSQYIHMVHHLIEECLLFNMTREECMKALSKHANIQPVITSTVWKELEKENKEFFEAYNKPREEGSSTGTESQMEITRQRIHDMLLDSSSKDTNENHST; this is encoded by the exons ATGGGTGATTCTTCCTCTCAATACATCCACATG gtgcaTCACTTAATTGAGGAGTGTCTATTATTCAACATGACCAGAGAGGAGTGCATGAAAGCACTCTCCAAACATGCAAATATCCAGCCAGTTATCACTTCCACAG TGTGGAAGGAGTTGGAGAAGGAGAACAAAGAGTTCTTTGAGGCGTACAATAAACCTAGGGAAGAAGGATCATCGACAGGTACAGAATCCCAAATGGAGATAACAAGACAAAGAATTCACGATATGCTGTTGGATTCGTCTTCTAAAGATACCAACGAAAACCACAGCACTTAG
- the LOC104106573 gene encoding uncharacterized protein isoform X2, with translation MQVHHLIEECLLFNMTREECMKALSKHANIQPVITSTVWKELEKENKEFFEAYNKPREEGSSTGTESQMEITRQRIHDMLLDSSSKDTNENHST, from the exons atgcaggtgcaTCACTTAATTGAGGAGTGTCTATTATTCAACATGACCAGAGAGGAGTGCATGAAAGCACTCTCCAAACATGCAAATATCCAGCCAGTTATCACTTCCACAG TGTGGAAGGAGTTGGAGAAGGAGAACAAAGAGTTCTTTGAGGCGTACAATAAACCTAGGGAAGAAGGATCATCGACAGGTACAGAATCCCAAATGGAGATAACAAGACAAAGAATTCACGATATGCTGTTGGATTCGTCTTCTAAAGATACCAACGAAAACCACAGCACTTAG